A genomic segment from Thermomicrobiales bacterium encodes:
- a CDS encoding anhydro-N-acetylmuramic acid kinase, which translates to MPRARVVAGIMSGTSADGVDVALVALDGASRPTLVHAAVHPFDAATRAAILRLAEPDGGDARAVSRLNFHLARTYADALAATLAEAGMPSAQLDLIGCHGQTIAHLPNEPVPSTLQAGSGPALAALSGVPVAYDFRAADVALGGQGAPLIPFVDFLLFHERATGHAVGALNLGGIANLTLLPSGATDPTQVVAFDSGPANIVMDGLTRELVGADFDRDGQLAAAGTVHDGLLAELLQHDYFTRTPPKSTGREEFGAPFIAALLQRGKRLNLSDADLVATATMLTARSIAQSLQTVPEQHIPAELILGGGGADNPTLWRMLAAELPDVTLLRHEDAGWPSDAKEAIGFALLADAAVRGVPSALPNVTGTREPLVLGALAPGRPPRVWPDWIGQA; encoded by the coding sequence ATGCCACGGGCGCGGGTGGTTGCCGGGATTATGAGTGGGACGTCGGCGGATGGGGTTGATGTGGCGCTGGTGGCGCTGGATGGTGCGAGCCGCCCGACGCTCGTGCATGCCGCCGTGCATCCATTTGATGCAGCGACTCGCGCGGCGATCCTGAGGCTAGCCGAGCCGGACGGGGGCGACGCGCGCGCTGTGTCGCGGCTCAACTTCCACCTGGCACGCACCTATGCGGACGCGCTGGCGGCGACGCTGGCGGAGGCGGGGATGCCGTCGGCGCAGCTCGACCTGATCGGCTGCCACGGTCAGACGATCGCGCACCTGCCGAACGAGCCAGTACCCTCGACGTTGCAGGCCGGTTCGGGTCCGGCTCTGGCGGCGCTGAGCGGCGTGCCAGTCGCCTACGACTTCCGGGCTGCCGACGTGGCACTCGGCGGCCAGGGTGCGCCGCTGATTCCGTTTGTCGACTTCCTGCTGTTTCACGAGCGGGCTACGGGCCACGCCGTCGGCGCGCTCAATCTGGGCGGCATCGCCAACCTGACGCTGCTGCCGAGCGGCGCGACCGACCCGACACAGGTCGTCGCCTTCGACAGCGGCCCGGCAAATATCGTGATGGACGGCCTGACGCGCGAGCTCGTCGGCGCGGACTTCGACCGCGACGGGCAGCTCGCCGCCGCCGGAACCGTCCACGACGGGCTGCTGGCCGAGCTACTGCAGCACGACTATTTCACCCGCACGCCGCCGAAGAGCACCGGCCGCGAAGAGTTCGGTGCGCCGTTCATCGCCGCACTGCTGCAACGGGGCAAGCGCCTGAACCTCTCGGACGCCGACCTGGTCGCGACCGCGACGATGCTGACAGCGCGCTCGATCGCGCAGTCGCTGCAGACCGTGCCGGAGCAGCACATCCCGGCCGAGCTGATTCTGGGCGGCGGGGGTGCCGACAATCCCACGCTCTGGCGGATGCTCGCTGCCGAGCTGCCGGATGTGACGCTGCTGCGGCACGAGGATGCCGGCTGGCCGAGCGATGCCAAGGAGGCGATCGGCTTCGCGCTGCTGGCCGATGCAGCTGTGCGTGGTGTGCCGTCTGCGCTGCCGAACGTCACCGGCACGCGCGAGCCGCTCGTGCTCGGCGCGCTCGCTCCGGGTCGTCCGCCGCGTGTCTGGCCAGACTGGATTGGGCAGGCATGA